CTGCGTTTTGGCGTATTGACTACCCGCTCGAAACTCAAATCATCGTCCGGGTTTGTAATCAGGCGTAAATACGCGATCATATCCTTTATTTCTTTGCGGTCGTAGAACTTCTGTCCACCGACCATCTGGTAGCTAATATTCGATTTTGTCAGCGTTGACTCAATTGCCCGGGACTGTGCGTTTGTCCGGTACAGAATTGAAATATCACCTGGGGAGAAACCTTCTTCACGGGTTAATTCCTGAATTTTATCGGTTACATACAGGGCTTCCTCCTGCTCGGTTGCGCCCTGAAAATAATGAATATTTCTCCCATCATCATTTTCCGTCCAGAGATTTTTCGGCTTTCTTCCGGTGTTATTTTCGATGACACTGTTTGCTGCTTTTAGGATTGCCTTGGTCGAGCGGTAGTTTTGCTCGAGAAAAACCGTACGTGCTGTTGGATAGTCCTCTTCAAAGGAAAGAATATTGGTAATATCCGCCCCGCGCCAAGCATAAATCGACTGGTCGGAGTCACCGACAACACATAAATTCTGAAAGCGGTTCGCCAGTTGTTTTACCAGATAGTATTGGGCATGGTTCGTATCCTGATACTCATCGACATGAATATACTGGAACCTGCGCTGATAATATTCCAGCACTTCCGGAACACGCTTGAACAAATGAATGGTCTGCATAATCAGATCATCAAAGTCGAGTGACTGATTTTTTTGCAATGTTTTCTGGTACGCATGATATACCTGAGATACCTGGCGTCCAAAGAAATCCCCGACTTTTTTATCATATACTTCTGGCGTAATAAGCTCGTTTTTTGCACCGCTAATCGCACTGAGCATTGCCCGCGGTTCGAACTTTTTCGGATCTATATTGAGGTCTTTCAGGGTCTGTTTAATAACGGACAACTGATCACTGCTGTCCAGGATTGAAAAATTCCGGCTATAGCCAATCCGGTCAATGTCGCGTCTGAGTATCCGCACACACATCGAGTGAAACGTAGAAACCCAAATCTGTTCACTCCCCGGTCCGACAAGTTTGCGGACACGCTCCTTCATTTCACGTGCTGCTTTATTCGTAAACGTAATCGCCAAAACACTTCTCGGCGAAACATCTTTTTCACCAAGCAAATAAGCAATCCGGTGGGTAAGCACACGTGTCTTGCCGCTTCCGGCCCCCGCCATGATAAGTAATGGTCCTTCTGTATGTTTTACAGCCTGTTGCTGTTCTTTATTCAGTCCTTGCAGTAAGTCTCCAATCGTCTGACTCACAATGACACCACCTTTACTCCATTTCGTTAACAGCTTTAACTGTTTTTAGTGCTTTTTTTATATCCCTGTAAATAATATTGCCAACGATTACTGCATCGGCATGGGCCTTCATTTCCTGTGTCTGGAAGTTATTTTCGATTCCGCCACCGTAAAAGAGCTTCGTGTTCTTCAATTGGTCTTTCACTTTTTTTACAAGGTCAGGATCGCCATATGTACCACTGTATTCCAGGTAAAAAATCGGCAAATGAAAAACATGCTCTGCCATGTATGCATATGCCGTGACATCCTCGTTATCCGGCATTTCACAGTTTGTTTTTTGGAAAGCCTTGGCGTCCTGATTCAGAATACAATAGCCTTCCACGAACATTTCATTCCAGTCCATGATATCTTTATATTCCTTGATCGCCTGATGCTGGATATCCATCATCCATTTTTTCTCCGTACTGTTCATCACCATCGGGATAAAGTAGTAGTCGAATCCGGGTGTGATTGCCTCCATGTTCGAAATCTCCAAAACACACGGAACCGTATGGCGCCTGATGCGTGAAAGCAAATCCAGCACACCATCCAATGTCACATCATCGGTTCCCCCGACGATAACAGCATCCGTCCCTGATTCACAGATCATATCAAGATGCTCGTCCGAAATTTCTTTGGCAGGATCCAGTTTAAATAAATGCTTCCATTCGTTCAAAGTATAATTCAACGTATATCCTCCATATGTAAAAAAATTGGATATTTTTTCAGTATCGTAATATAAGTTTTCCCATTCTTAAAGTATATCAAAAATCGGCGACGGAATTTAGAGGAAAGTTAAATATTTTTGCCTGGGTGGGTGGAAGTTGACATGGAGCGTGTGTGGGTTTGTGAACTTTGGCGAAATGATTGTGAACTTCGAGCAACCTAATTGTGAACTTTGGCGTTTGGCCTGTGAACTTTGGCATGTTTCCTGTGAACTTTGGCATTTAGCCCGTCATCATGAAAAAAACCACTATACCGAAGTTACGGAATAACGGTTTTTTTGAAATCCTTTTGAAAATAAACCCGCTAAAATCTATTCAGGCTGCGGGTTAACCCAGTACAGCCCGATCATCTTCAAACTGTGTG
The genomic region above belongs to Virgibacillus doumboii and contains:
- the pcrA gene encoding DNA helicase PcrA; this encodes MSQTIGDLLQGLNKEQQQAVKHTEGPLLIMAGAGSGKTRVLTHRIAYLLGEKDVSPRSVLAITFTNKAAREMKERVRKLVGPGSEQIWVSTFHSMCVRILRRDIDRIGYSRNFSILDSSDQLSVIKQTLKDLNIDPKKFEPRAMLSAISGAKNELITPEVYDKKVGDFFGRQVSQVYHAYQKTLQKNQSLDFDDLIMQTIHLFKRVPEVLEYYQRRFQYIHVDEYQDTNHAQYYLVKQLANRFQNLCVVGDSDQSIYAWRGADITNILSFEEDYPTARTVFLEQNYRSTKAILKAANSVIENNTGRKPKNLWTENDDGRNIHYFQGATEQEEALYVTDKIQELTREEGFSPGDISILYRTNAQSRAIESTLTKSNISYQMVGGQKFYDRKEIKDMIAYLRLITNPDDDLSFERVVNTPKRSIGKTSVDRLRAYAAEHDISFYQAVKEVDFTGVPKKAANALAKFGELIQSLTQQQEFLTATDMVEAVLERTGYEQMLKNERSIEAQSRLENLEEFMTVTQDFEETSEDKTLIAFLTDLALIADIDRVDEEDIESEEKVTLMTLHAAKGLEFPVVFLIGLEENVFPHSRSMMDNDEMEEERRLAYVGITRAEQQLYLTHAKMRTLFGRTNMNPISRFINEIPEDLVDGIEQARATMYGSFEKQKDRPAPAKRRAQKMQTTTGAENEMWAPGDKAKHNKWGVGTVVKVQGAGDSMELDIAFPAPTGIKRVLAKFAPITKE
- a CDS encoding heptaprenylglyceryl phosphate synthase; protein product: MNYTLNEWKHLFKLDPAKEISDEHLDMICESGTDAVIVGGTDDVTLDGVLDLLSRIRRHTVPCVLEISNMEAITPGFDYYFIPMVMNSTEKKWMMDIQHQAIKEYKDIMDWNEMFVEGYCILNQDAKAFQKTNCEMPDNEDVTAYAYMAEHVFHLPIFYLEYSGTYGDPDLVKKVKDQLKNTKLFYGGGIENNFQTQEMKAHADAVIVGNIIYRDIKKALKTVKAVNEME